One genomic segment of Myxococcales bacterium includes these proteins:
- a CDS encoding ATP-grasp domain-containing protein, with product MTILALASYFKGHRFLGRAHARGARVYLFTVEKCLGKAWPREHLADVFAVPDRHSLADVVKTVSYLSRTTRFDRVVALDDFDVETAAHLREHFRMEGMGDTHARLFRDKLAMRTAAARFGIPVPEFTGLFNDADVRAFAARVPGPWMLKPRAQASATGIKKIQNIDELFPALDALGDERSHYLLERYVAGDVYHVDALTTGRNVLFAEVHKCGTPPFDVAHGGGIFSSQTVLRGSSEERTLRAMNEKILTSFGLERGPSHIEFLRSRETGEFSFLECAARVGGAHIADMVEASTGLNLWAEWADIVMDGDAYQLPKVRTDYGGLVVCLAKDAEPDTSSFNDPEVVYRSPEPHHVGLVVASPDAARAHGLVSDYAARLQREVLAVLPAAVRPAH from the coding sequence CTGACCATCTTGGCGCTGGCGAGCTACTTCAAGGGACATCGCTTCCTCGGGCGCGCTCACGCACGCGGCGCCCGGGTGTACCTCTTTACCGTAGAGAAGTGCCTCGGTAAGGCGTGGCCTCGCGAACACCTCGCCGATGTCTTCGCCGTGCCCGATCGCCACTCGCTCGCGGACGTCGTCAAGACCGTGAGCTACCTCTCGCGGACGACGCGCTTCGATCGAGTGGTGGCGCTCGACGACTTCGACGTGGAGACGGCGGCACACCTTCGCGAGCACTTTCGTATGGAGGGCATGGGCGACACGCACGCGCGCCTCTTTCGCGACAAGCTCGCGATGCGCACCGCCGCGGCGCGGTTCGGCATCCCCGTGCCGGAGTTCACGGGCCTCTTCAACGACGCCGACGTGCGCGCCTTCGCGGCGCGCGTCCCGGGGCCGTGGATGCTCAAGCCGCGGGCCCAGGCGAGCGCCACCGGCATCAAGAAGATCCAGAACATCGACGAGCTATTTCCGGCGCTCGACGCCCTCGGCGACGAACGCAGCCACTACCTGCTCGAGCGCTACGTCGCCGGCGACGTGTACCACGTCGACGCGCTCACAACGGGTCGCAACGTGCTCTTTGCCGAGGTGCACAAATGCGGAACTCCGCCCTTCGACGTGGCGCACGGCGGGGGCATTTTCTCCAGCCAAACGGTCTTGCGTGGGAGTTCCGAGGAGCGAACCCTGCGCGCGATGAACGAGAAGATTCTCACGAGCTTTGGCCTCGAGCGGGGCCCGTCGCACATCGAGTTCTTGCGCTCCCGCGAGACAGGAGAGTTTTCGTTCCTCGAGTGTGCGGCTCGCGTCGGTGGAGCCCACATCGCGGACATGGTGGAGGCCTCGACGGGGCTCAACCTCTGGGCTGAGTGGGCCGACATCGTGATGGATGGTGACGCTTACCAACTGCCAAAGGTGCGCACCGACTACGGCGGCTTGGTGGTGTGTTTGGCGAAGGATGCGGAGCCCGACACCTCGTCGTTCAACGACCCGGAGGTCGTGTACCGCTCGCCCGAGCCGCACCACGTCGGCTTGGTGGTCGCTTCGCCCGACGCAGCGCGGGCTCACGGTCTTGTCTCCGACTACGCGGCGCGCCTCCAGCGCGAGGTCCTCGCCGTGCTGCCCGCCGCCGTTCGCCCGGCGCACTGA
- a CDS encoding M61 family metallopeptidase, producing the protein MHYRVRVDPQARQLSLSLTLARKERGDISLAVPTWVPGAYAFMRYGRDVFDLGAEDVATGEHLRVERDGFSGFRIKDASPEVRVTAKISAADGAWGELVGFVEPGYAVIRASHFPFDVGHDGPCKLSLELPEGWAIHHPGGALRDVGEGTPTFQHRSHESLVDTPVVCGAFDRLTRSDDGATFHVVFLTRAVGHEREVEAFVDDLMVICRATKAIFGSYPFDEYTFVVATDPRHSFGLEHAHATLVGFGDLVFIDREARATALRLAAHELFHAWNVCRLRPAALMKPDFVAGSFPDGLWISEGVTRYYELLLAARTGVFSVNRFLSNLVRYDDAIRVLPASRHVSLADSSKATFLNHNRFPGSTSATLDYYDKGLLVAFAIDACLRTAQTPSSLDRAFAAFYEEFVGRGFSTEEAIQFFHHFASPRLPRVPLGPMLQRIVVGSDIPETSLWLEALGFAIERETRPMLGVWLKADRGPGVLEVLAESPAAKAGLLAGDELVAVNGFAFRPEVLSYVLAAGEPFDLEVRSGNRYRVLTVAPKVRELASLLRVVEPSSELRSWLGEGASTLAPGTPIPLNHYDNFHVAESML; encoded by the coding sequence ATGCACTACCGCGTGCGCGTCGACCCGCAGGCAAGGCAGCTCTCGCTCTCGCTGACGCTCGCGCGGAAGGAGCGGGGCGATATCTCGCTCGCCGTGCCGACTTGGGTCCCCGGCGCCTACGCCTTCATGCGCTACGGCCGCGACGTCTTCGACCTGGGCGCTGAAGACGTGGCGACGGGCGAGCACCTTCGCGTCGAACGCGACGGCTTCTCCGGCTTCCGCATCAAGGACGCGTCTCCCGAGGTGCGCGTGACGGCGAAGATCAGCGCGGCCGACGGCGCATGGGGCGAGCTCGTGGGCTTCGTCGAGCCTGGCTACGCCGTCATCCGTGCGAGCCACTTTCCCTTCGACGTCGGTCACGACGGGCCGTGCAAGCTCTCCCTCGAGCTGCCCGAGGGCTGGGCGATCCATCACCCCGGCGGCGCCCTACGCGATGTCGGCGAAGGCACTCCCACCTTCCAGCATCGGAGTCATGAGTCGCTCGTCGACACGCCGGTCGTGTGCGGCGCCTTCGACCGGCTCACGCGCTCCGACGACGGTGCGACCTTCCACGTGGTCTTCCTCACGCGCGCCGTCGGTCACGAGCGAGAGGTCGAGGCCTTCGTCGACGATCTCATGGTCATCTGCCGGGCCACGAAGGCCATCTTCGGCAGCTATCCCTTTGACGAATACACCTTCGTCGTCGCGACCGATCCGCGTCACAGCTTTGGTCTCGAGCACGCCCACGCCACGCTCGTCGGCTTTGGCGATCTCGTCTTCATCGACCGCGAGGCGCGCGCCACGGCGTTGCGCCTGGCGGCCCACGAGCTCTTCCACGCTTGGAACGTGTGTCGCTTGCGTCCCGCAGCGCTCATGAAGCCAGATTTCGTCGCCGGCTCCTTCCCCGACGGCCTTTGGATCAGCGAGGGCGTGACGCGTTACTACGAACTCTTGCTCGCGGCGCGCACCGGCGTCTTCTCTGTGAACAGGTTTCTCTCGAACCTCGTGCGTTACGACGACGCCATTCGGGTCTTGCCCGCTTCGCGGCACGTGTCCCTCGCCGACTCCTCGAAGGCCACGTTCCTTAATCACAATCGATTCCCCGGCTCGACGAGCGCGACGCTCGACTACTACGACAAGGGTCTCCTCGTCGCGTTCGCCATCGACGCGTGCTTGCGCACGGCCCAAACGCCCAGCTCGCTCGACCGCGCCTTCGCGGCCTTCTACGAGGAGTTCGTGGGGCGCGGCTTCTCAACGGAGGAGGCCATTCAGTTCTTTCATCACTTCGCGTCGCCGCGTCTGCCGCGAGTTCCCCTTGGGCCGATGCTCCAGCGCATCGTCGTGGGGAGCGACATTCCCGAGACGTCGCTCTGGCTCGAGGCGTTGGGCTTCGCCATCGAGCGCGAGACCCGTCCGATGCTCGGCGTGTGGCTGAAGGCCGACCGCGGCCCCGGCGTCCTCGAGGTGCTCGCCGAATCGCCGGCGGCGAAGGCGGGCCTCCTTGCGGGCGATGAACTCGTGGCCGTCAACGGCTTCGCCTTTCGGCCCGAGGTGCTCTCCTACGTGCTCGCGGCGGGAGAGCCCTTCGACCTCGAGGTCCGCTCCGGCAACCGCTACCGGGTCCTCACCGTGGCCCCCAAGGTGCGCGAACTCGCGTCTCTGCTGCGGGTCGTGGAGCCATCGTCGGAGCTTCGGTCTTGGCTCGGCGAAGGCGCGTCGACGCTCGCGCCGGGGACCCCAATTCCACTCAATCACTACGACAACTTTCATGTCGCGGAGTCGATGCTGTGA
- a CDS encoding prolyl oligopeptidase family serine peptidase → MPIVRYGHWGKPLILFPTAGSDLFDAERFLLVHSVQKHIEAGKITVFSINTVNTMSWMDEKVSPRESARRQQLYAGYVEEEVMPHVRRVVENDSARAIVAGASFGGFHATNEFFRRPDLFDTLVAMSGFFDLSSFADGYSDDNLYFNNPSWFVPRMNGATLELIRNHSQIHILSGQGAYEKPEASRRFSQLLWDKGIWHNLDLWGHDVKHDWPTWRSMLDHYVDARLGL, encoded by the coding sequence ATGCCCATCGTGCGCTACGGCCACTGGGGCAAGCCACTCATCCTGTTTCCCACCGCCGGCAGCGATCTCTTCGACGCCGAACGATTCCTCCTCGTCCACTCCGTCCAGAAACACATCGAGGCGGGCAAGATCACCGTCTTCTCCATCAACACCGTCAACACGATGTCGTGGATGGACGAGAAGGTGTCGCCGCGCGAGTCGGCGCGCCGCCAGCAGCTTTATGCCGGCTACGTCGAAGAAGAGGTCATGCCGCACGTGCGCCGCGTCGTTGAGAACGACAGCGCCCGCGCCATCGTCGCCGGCGCCAGCTTCGGCGGCTTTCACGCGACCAACGAGTTCTTCCGCCGGCCCGACCTCTTCGACACCCTCGTGGCGATGAGCGGGTTCTTCGATCTCTCGTCGTTCGCCGACGGCTACAGCGACGACAACCTCTACTTCAACAACCCGTCGTGGTTTGTGCCCCGCATGAACGGCGCGACGCTCGAGCTCATCCGCAACCACAGCCAGATTCACATCCTGTCGGGGCAGGGAGCCTACGAGAAGCCGGAGGCGTCGCGGCGCTTCTCGCAGCTCCTTTGGGACAAGGGCATCTGGCACAACCTCGACCTCTGGGGCCACGACGTCAAACACGACTGGCCGACTTGGCGAAGCATGCTCGACCACTACGTCGACGCACGCCTGGGACTGTGA
- a CDS encoding trypsin-like serine protease, whose product MRALTLVLFAALAASATQCASAPVDSGDETEDPIYGGSLDDSTNQAVVALRIGQGAKAELCSAAAIAPNVLLTARHCVSTSLTKTVICNSKGASENGPHFGDDHPVSDIRVYTGAKPNFYGGVAAQVREIVRPDAPVVCNQDIALLILDRNLDVTPLPVRLARDVGVQESIRSVGYGKTDTGTTGTRLRKTGVVVRAVGPGLSSSETALGDHEFEVGVSICHGDSGGPAISQLTGAVIGVVSRGGECGEDFGHVYTETKGFTELIERAVQKAGAAPAQPETESLLPASTPAAKAPAANADDKGGCAVGTSKTGRGHAASLAGGLLLGLAMVRRRRR is encoded by the coding sequence ATGCGCGCTCTGACGCTGGTGTTGTTCGCTGCCCTTGCTGCCAGCGCCACGCAATGCGCGTCGGCTCCCGTGGACTCGGGCGACGAGACCGAAGACCCGATCTACGGCGGCTCGCTCGACGACAGCACCAATCAAGCGGTGGTGGCCCTTCGCATCGGGCAAGGCGCCAAGGCCGAGCTCTGCTCCGCGGCGGCCATCGCGCCGAACGTGCTGCTCACCGCGCGCCACTGTGTCTCCACGAGCTTGACCAAAACGGTCATCTGCAACTCCAAGGGCGCCTCGGAGAACGGTCCGCACTTCGGCGACGACCATCCCGTGTCGGACATTCGGGTCTATACAGGCGCGAAGCCGAACTTCTACGGTGGCGTCGCCGCGCAGGTTCGGGAGATCGTGCGGCCTGACGCGCCGGTCGTCTGCAACCAGGACATCGCGCTGCTTATCCTCGATCGAAACCTCGATGTGACGCCGCTACCGGTCCGCCTCGCGCGCGACGTCGGCGTTCAAGAGTCGATTCGTTCGGTCGGCTACGGCAAGACCGACACCGGTACGACGGGCACGCGCCTCCGCAAGACCGGGGTCGTTGTTCGCGCCGTTGGTCCGGGCTTGTCCTCGTCGGAGACCGCCCTCGGCGATCACGAATTCGAGGTCGGGGTCTCGATCTGCCACGGCGATTCGGGAGGCCCCGCCATTTCGCAGCTCACCGGCGCGGTCATCGGCGTGGTTTCTCGCGGCGGCGAGTGCGGCGAAGACTTCGGCCACGTTTACACCGAGACCAAGGGCTTCACAGAGCTCATCGAGCGGGCCGTGCAGAAGGCCGGAGCAGCGCCGGCGCAGCCCGAAACCGAGAGCCTTCTGCCCGCGTCCACGCCGGCGGCGAAGGCGCCCGCGGCCAACGCAGACGACAAGGGTGGGTGCGCCGTAGGGACGTCCAAGACGGGGCGAGGGCACGCGGCGTCGCTGGCAGGCGGCCTGTTGCTCGGCCTCGCCATGGTCCGCCGCCGTCGCCGCTGA
- a CDS encoding DUF4388 domain-containing protein, with translation MERRSGQLKVSTDAGASALFTLIGGTFVQSEVNGTERPALDVLRDVLKWRSGKFYFTPRDIQPKASPRVSIGEILLTAMQLEDESRR, from the coding sequence ATGGAGCGGCGCAGCGGCCAGCTCAAGGTCTCGACCGACGCCGGCGCAAGCGCGTTGTTCACGCTCATCGGTGGCACGTTCGTCCAGAGCGAGGTGAACGGCACCGAGCGGCCCGCCCTCGACGTCTTGCGAGACGTGCTCAAGTGGCGCTCCGGCAAGTTCTACTTCACGCCCCGCGACATCCAACCGAAGGCGTCGCCCCGCGTGTCCATCGGTGAGATCTTGCTGACGGCCATGCAACTCGAAGACGAGTCGCGCCGCTGA
- a CDS encoding M3 family metallopeptidase yields the protein MTEHANPLIVTALPIRFDLISAEHVVPAVDAQLAAARKLASAIEDGRDVSFEATFGAFDRMSEGLERTMSIAGHLESVATTPALRDAYASVQPAVSEFQSSVYLSAKLYARLSTFANSVDAKSLSAAKRRFVETTLADFRRAGAELPDAGKARLAAIDVELTTLALKFSQNVLDATNAFELIIGEEQANRLRGLPESALEAARESAQAKGKAGYRFTLQAPSYVAVMTYADDAALRETLYRAFNTRASGGEFDNRPIVVRMLELRREKASLIGFATFADLVLEDRMAKEARVARAFVRELEGQTRSFFERENRELAEFRASLDGAAGALSPWDVPYYSEKLRRARFDLDEELLRPYFALERVLSGLFTVATRLYGVRIEPWPGAPTWHESVQAFKLFEGDDTGREIGAFYADLYPRESKRDGAWMHGLISGTGESGRQIALIVANVTPPVRGKPALLTHREVETMFHEFGHLMHHLLSRTELRSQAGTNVAWDFVELPSQIMENWTWDRAALDLFAAHHETKAPIPADLFEKLQKARTFRAANMQMRQLGFAETDLALHMDFSPKEHGDVIEFAREVSSRFSAAALPPDYAMIASFGHLFASPVGYAGGYYSYKWAEVLDADAFSRFRDRGILDRATGQAFRTSILEKGNSEDPKALYVAFMGREPDPRALLERNGLV from the coding sequence ATGACCGAGCACGCGAACCCGCTCATCGTTACGGCGCTGCCTATTCGTTTCGACCTCATCTCCGCGGAGCACGTCGTCCCGGCCGTCGACGCTCAGCTCGCCGCTGCGCGAAAGCTCGCCTCTGCCATCGAAGACGGGCGAGACGTCTCCTTTGAGGCGACCTTTGGCGCCTTCGATCGCATGAGCGAAGGCCTCGAGCGAACGATGTCTATTGCTGGGCACCTCGAGTCGGTGGCCACGACGCCCGCGCTCCGCGACGCGTACGCGTCGGTGCAGCCGGCCGTGAGCGAGTTTCAATCGAGCGTTTACTTGTCGGCCAAGCTGTACGCCCGGCTCTCCACGTTCGCCAACAGCGTCGACGCGAAGTCGCTCTCGGCGGCGAAGCGTAGGTTTGTGGAGACGACGCTCGCAGACTTTCGCCGTGCCGGTGCCGAGCTTCCCGATGCCGGCAAGGCGCGCCTCGCGGCCATCGACGTGGAGCTCACGACGCTCGCCCTCAAGTTCTCGCAGAACGTCCTCGACGCCACCAACGCCTTCGAACTCATCATCGGTGAGGAGCAAGCGAACCGCCTCCGAGGCCTCCCCGAGAGCGCCCTCGAGGCCGCCCGCGAGTCGGCTCAGGCAAAGGGCAAGGCCGGCTATCGTTTTACCTTGCAGGCGCCGAGCTACGTCGCCGTCATGACGTACGCCGACGACGCCGCGCTCCGCGAGACGCTCTACCGCGCCTTCAACACGCGCGCGTCGGGCGGCGAGTTCGACAACCGCCCCATCGTCGTTCGCATGCTGGAGCTTCGCCGCGAGAAGGCGTCGCTCATCGGCTTCGCTACTTTTGCGGACCTGGTGCTCGAAGATCGCATGGCCAAAGAGGCGCGCGTCGCACGGGCCTTTGTGCGCGAGCTCGAGGGCCAGACGCGCTCGTTCTTTGAGCGCGAGAACCGCGAGCTCGCGGAGTTTCGCGCGAGCCTCGACGGAGCCGCGGGCGCGCTCTCGCCGTGGGACGTGCCCTACTATTCGGAGAAGCTGCGCCGCGCGCGCTTCGACCTCGACGAAGAGCTGCTGCGGCCCTACTTCGCGCTCGAGCGCGTCCTCTCGGGCCTCTTCACCGTCGCCACGCGCCTCTACGGCGTTCGCATCGAGCCTTGGCCGGGCGCGCCCACGTGGCACGAGTCGGTGCAGGCCTTCAAGCTCTTCGAGGGCGACGACACGGGGCGCGAGATCGGCGCGTTCTACGCCGACCTCTACCCGCGCGAATCAAAGAGAGACGGCGCTTGGATGCACGGGCTCATCAGTGGCACCGGCGAAAGCGGCCGCCAGATCGCCCTCATCGTGGCCAACGTGACGCCACCGGTGCGCGGCAAGCCCGCGCTGCTCACGCACCGCGAGGTCGAGACGATGTTTCACGAGTTCGGGCATCTGATGCATCACCTGCTCAGTCGCACCGAGCTGCGCTCCCAAGCCGGCACCAACGTCGCGTGGGACTTCGTCGAGTTGCCGTCGCAGATCATGGAGAACTGGACCTGGGACCGGGCCGCGCTCGATCTCTTCGCCGCCCATCACGAGACGAAGGCGCCGATTCCCGCCGACCTCTTCGAGAAGCTGCAGAAGGCGCGGACGTTCCGCGCCGCCAACATGCAGATGCGTCAGCTCGGCTTCGCTGAGACCGACCTCGCGCTCCATATGGATTTCTCGCCGAAGGAGCACGGCGACGTCATCGAGTTCGCGCGCGAGGTGTCGAGCCGGTTCTCCGCCGCCGCCCTCCCGCCGGACTACGCCATGATCGCGTCGTTCGGTCACTTGTTCGCCAGTCCGGTCGGCTACGCGGGCGGCTATTACTCGTACAAGTGGGCCGAGGTCCTCGACGCCGATGCCTTCTCGCGGTTCCGCGATCGCGGCATCCTCGACCGCGCCACCGGCCAGGCGTTCCGAACGAGCATCCTCGAGAAGGGCAACAGCGAAGATCCGAAGGCGCTCTACGTCGCCTTTATGGGGCGCGAGCCCGACCCGCGCGCGCTGCTCGAGCGCAACGGGCTCGTCTGA
- a CDS encoding PQQ-dependent sugar dehydrogenase yields MHRSERFGIVLVFTLAASAACDETLDATPAPADAGSAIDGTADGAVPPTPSPYGLDVRPANTTCRAPARPPPPSGVVFENAFPAAITFAAPMKIRQAPGEPGNLYVAERGSSTTVPAKVKRVPLSAQTPSDVKDFALVPVNPAGEGGLLGMAFHPKWASNRTAFFSYTRTYAAGTDGAPPDSNAGGPINSGLTSIVSRWTSADGGLTVGSPVEVFRRVQPYSNHNGGDIDFGPDGYLYFGLGDGGSGNDPLGSGQRLNTVLGKILRFDVDGAPPYTIPPTNPYASSTGPEKKEIYASGFRNPFRWNFDRETGDLWVGDVGQSAWEEIDKVKLGGNYGWNTCEGFHKRGSTTALCATPGLNDPVVAHGRSEATVITGGIVYRGKAIPSLTGTYVYADYGTGNVWGIVYDGAGRATSKPLGRVPNPVDFTVDADGELYIASLTTGRILKMKPDTAMTTPPSAFPDALSKTGCVDASDPKKPASGLVPYGVRSPLWSDGAEKERFFALPEGGTITVGADGDFDFPRGTVLVKTFRAFGKLLETRLFVRHDDGEWAGYSYEWNDDGTDAQLLPAGKTRALAGGESWTYPSRAQCVQCHTTAAGGSLGLELGQLNGDFVYTSTNRVSNQLATLEHIGVLAAPVGDPAKLARYPEPSGTEPVESRALSYLHSNCSHCHRPAGGGGGAMDFRYGQGLLATKACGANPVGGNFGVAAAKVLAPGNPNESMISIRMRAEDAKRMPPIGVRIPDAKGASLIDEWITSVTSCP; encoded by the coding sequence ATGCATCGCTCGGAGCGCTTCGGGATCGTCCTTGTGTTTACCCTGGCGGCGTCGGCCGCCTGCGATGAGACGCTCGACGCGACGCCGGCGCCCGCCGACGCCGGGTCCGCTATCGATGGCACCGCCGACGGCGCGGTGCCGCCCACGCCATCGCCTTACGGCCTCGATGTCCGCCCTGCCAACACAACGTGCCGTGCGCCAGCGCGACCGCCGCCGCCGAGCGGCGTCGTCTTCGAGAACGCGTTTCCCGCGGCCATCACGTTCGCCGCGCCCATGAAGATTCGGCAAGCGCCCGGCGAGCCGGGCAACCTCTACGTCGCCGAGCGCGGCTCTTCGACGACGGTGCCCGCGAAGGTAAAGCGCGTTCCGCTGAGCGCACAGACTCCCAGCGACGTGAAGGACTTCGCCCTCGTGCCCGTCAACCCGGCCGGCGAAGGCGGCCTGCTCGGCATGGCGTTTCACCCTAAATGGGCCTCGAACCGCACCGCCTTCTTCTCGTACACGCGCACTTACGCGGCCGGCACTGACGGCGCACCGCCCGACTCGAACGCCGGCGGCCCGATCAACTCGGGCCTGACCTCCATCGTGTCGCGATGGACCAGCGCCGATGGCGGTCTCACGGTCGGCAGTCCCGTCGAGGTCTTTCGGCGGGTGCAGCCTTACTCAAACCACAACGGCGGCGACATCGACTTCGGTCCCGACGGGTACTTGTATTTTGGGCTCGGCGACGGCGGCAGCGGCAACGATCCGCTCGGCAGCGGCCAGCGCCTCAACACCGTGCTCGGCAAGATTCTGCGGTTCGACGTCGACGGGGCCCCGCCCTACACGATTCCGCCGACGAACCCCTACGCTTCAAGCACGGGGCCCGAGAAGAAGGAGATCTACGCCTCCGGGTTTCGCAATCCGTTCCGGTGGAACTTCGACCGCGAGACGGGCGACTTGTGGGTCGGCGACGTGGGGCAGAGCGCGTGGGAAGAGATCGACAAGGTCAAGCTCGGGGGCAACTACGGGTGGAACACCTGCGAAGGCTTCCACAAGCGAGGGAGCACGACGGCGCTCTGCGCAACGCCTGGCCTCAATGATCCCGTGGTCGCGCACGGTCGCTCCGAAGCCACCGTCATCACCGGCGGCATCGTGTACCGCGGCAAGGCCATCCCCAGCCTCACAGGCACGTATGTCTACGCCGACTACGGCACCGGCAACGTGTGGGGCATCGTCTACGACGGCGCCGGTCGCGCCACCTCCAAGCCGCTCGGCCGGGTGCCGAACCCGGTCGACTTCACCGTCGACGCCGACGGCGAGCTCTACATCGCGTCGCTCACGACGGGACGCATCCTCAAGATGAAGCCCGACACGGCCATGACGACGCCTCCGAGCGCGTTCCCCGACGCGCTCTCAAAGACCGGCTGCGTCGACGCGAGCGACCCGAAAAAGCCGGCGAGCGGACTCGTGCCCTACGGCGTCCGCTCGCCGCTCTGGTCGGACGGCGCCGAGAAGGAGCGCTTCTTCGCGCTCCCCGAAGGCGGGACCATCACCGTCGGCGCCGATGGCGACTTTGACTTTCCCCGCGGCACCGTGCTCGTGAAGACGTTCCGCGCCTTCGGCAAGCTCCTCGAGACGCGGCTCTTCGTCCGCCACGACGACGGGGAGTGGGCAGGCTACAGCTACGAGTGGAACGACGACGGCACCGACGCTCAGCTACTCCCGGCTGGAAAGACGCGCGCCTTGGCGGGCGGCGAGTCGTGGACGTACCCGAGCCGAGCGCAGTGCGTGCAGTGCCACACGACGGCGGCCGGCGGCTCCCTCGGTCTGGAGCTCGGACAACTGAACGGCGACTTCGTCTACACCTCCACGAACCGCGTCTCGAATCAGCTCGCCACGCTCGAGCACATCGGCGTGCTGGCGGCCCCGGTCGGCGATCCCGCCAAGCTCGCGCGCTACCCGGAGCCTTCGGGCACCGAGCCGGTGGAGAGCCGTGCGCTCTCGTACCTCCACTCAAACTGCTCGCATTGCCACCGACCGGCCGGTGGCGGCGGCGGCGCGATGGACTTCCGCTACGGCCAAGGGCTCCTCGCGACGAAAGCGTGCGGAGCCAACCCCGTCGGAGGCAACTTCGGCGTCGCCGCCGCGAAGGTGCTCGCGCCGGGCAACCCCAACGAATCGATGATTTCCATCCGCATGCGCGCCGAGGACGCGAAGCGGATGCCCCCCATCGGCGTCCGTATTCCCGACGCGAAGGGCGCGAGCCTCATCGACGAGTGGATCACTTCGGTGACGAGCTGCCCGTAG
- a CDS encoding urate hydroxylase PuuD: MHTLIDAPTRELLDLIARWIHLIAGIMWVGNSMLFNWLDRNLEKRAGADARHVGVIWMVHSGGFYEVEKKSLAPAQMPAMLHWFKWQAYTTWMSGIALLVLVYYMGGGALLVDPSVSVLTPGTATHLGLATVFGGLLVYDLMWRTPIAKFERFTTFLSLALLAGAVAFLTSRLSGRAAFIHVGALLGTCMAGNVFLHIIPSQRELVAATVSGRDQDPRLSWRAKQRSIHNNYMTFPLLFLMLSSHFSSTFGHAHRAVVLGVLMVAGASVRHVLNIRFTFPAWKPTLAAVLTASIVALYLLLVPRGGVDAMAAFRGGPPVTFGEARTVLQQRCVTCHSATPKDAVFTTAPNGVVFDAPEQIHLYADRIMARAVLAKTMPLANRTGMTDEERAILGRWVAQGARVE, translated from the coding sequence ATGCACACCCTCATCGACGCCCCCACCCGCGAGCTACTCGACCTCATCGCCCGATGGATTCACCTCATCGCCGGCATCATGTGGGTCGGAAACTCGATGCTCTTCAACTGGCTCGACCGCAACCTCGAGAAGCGGGCTGGCGCGGACGCCCGTCACGTGGGGGTCATCTGGATGGTCCATTCGGGTGGCTTCTACGAGGTCGAGAAGAAGTCGCTCGCGCCGGCGCAGATGCCCGCCATGCTGCACTGGTTCAAGTGGCAGGCGTACACCACGTGGATGAGCGGCATCGCGCTGCTCGTGCTCGTTTACTACATGGGCGGGGGCGCGCTCTTGGTCGACCCCAGCGTGTCGGTGTTGACGCCCGGCACGGCGACGCACCTGGGCCTTGCTACCGTCTTCGGCGGCCTCCTCGTTTACGACCTCATGTGGCGGACTCCGATCGCCAAGTTCGAGCGGTTCACGACGTTCCTCTCGCTGGCGCTCTTGGCCGGCGCTGTCGCCTTTCTCACGTCGCGGCTGAGCGGTCGCGCCGCGTTCATCCACGTGGGCGCGCTCCTCGGCACATGCATGGCGGGCAACGTCTTTCTCCACATCATCCCGTCGCAGCGCGAGTTGGTCGCAGCCACGGTCTCGGGGCGCGACCAGGATCCGCGCCTCTCGTGGCGCGCGAAGCAGCGCTCCATCCACAACAACTACATGACGTTTCCGCTGCTCTTCTTGATGTTGAGCAGCCACTTCTCCAGCACCTTCGGCCACGCGCACCGCGCCGTCGTCCTTGGGGTCCTCATGGTGGCCGGCGCGTCGGTGCGCCATGTCCTCAACATCCGCTTCACGTTCCCCGCTTGGAAGCCGACGCTCGCCGCGGTGCTGACCGCGTCGATCGTGGCGTTGTACCTTTTGCTGGTGCCGCGCGGCGGCGTGGACGCGATGGCCGCGTTTCGCGGGGGGCCGCCTGTGACCTTCGGCGAGGCGCGAACCGTCCTTCAGCAGCGTTGCGTCACGTGCCACTCGGCGACGCCGAAAGACGCGGTCTTTACGACGGCGCCCAACGGCGTCGTGTTCGACGCACCCGAGCAGATTCACCTCTACGCCGATCGCATCATGGCGCGCGCCGTCTTGGCCAAGACGATGCCGCTCGCGAACCGCACCGGCATGACCGACGAAGAGCGCGCGATCCTCGGTCGGTGGGTGGCGCAGGGCGCACGCGTCGAGTAG
- a CDS encoding high-potential iron-sulfur protein produces MSERVSRRDALKKVSLTVLAGGLGGFGALGCGKKDLTCTDVAGLSADEASARTTLGYVDKSPDAAKNCANCLQYTAGQPNACGACKVMKGPIHPSGYCKVWAQKPA; encoded by the coding sequence ATGAGTGAACGCGTTTCCAGGCGGGATGCCCTGAAGAAGGTGAGCTTGACGGTCCTAGCGGGCGGCCTCGGAGGCTTCGGCGCCCTCGGCTGCGGCAAGAAGGACCTCACATGCACGGACGTGGCGGGCCTCTCGGCCGACGAGGCCTCGGCGCGGACGACGCTCGGGTACGTCGACAAGTCGCCGGACGCCGCAAAGAACTGCGCCAACTGCCTGCAGTACACGGCGGGCCAGCCGAACGCGTGTGGCGCCTGCAAGGTCATGAAGGGGCCGATCCACCCGTCCGGCTACTGTAAGGTCTGGGCCCAAAAGCCCGCCTAG